In Daphnia magna isolate NIES unplaced genomic scaffold, ASM2063170v1.1 Dm_contigs184, whole genome shotgun sequence, the genomic window TCGGGGATCTTTACCATTTGTTTCATCGTCGCTCAAGTCTACATTGATTCCTGCGTCGGTGGTTCGGGATGAGCTGGGGCGTCGTCAACAGAGAGCGGCATTTACCCAACCCCGTTCGGTTGATATTCGGTCCTCCGCATTGTCTGTTGGTCAACCTGTTCGGGCCCTGGTTAAAAAATAGGTGGTTGCCAGGTGTTGTGAGTGTAGTTTGCCCCGAACCAAACTCGTTCGTTGTGCGTTTAAATGATGGCCGTCTGTTTCGACGCACACGCTGGGCATTTAATATTTCGGTTTGTGATTCTAAATGAAATCCGGTGAGGCCTTGTTTTCATCGACATCCAGTTGTTGCCATGCCCCCTGCTACAGTTCCAGTGTCTAGACCGGTTCCTGGTCTTCCGACCTTGGCTCTGACTTCATTATCCAGACAGATTCCTGCTCCGACGAATGTTAACTCATCCGGATCATGCGGCAGGGCTGGCTTGTCGTCGGTGGCGCAACGTCAACAAACTGTGGCTTCGCCCATTGGTTCTGCGCCACGTTTGCCCTTGGCTGCTCAGAGCGTGTCTTCATGTCCTGATCCTAGTCTGTCGCCTGCCCGTCCTGTTCGGAGTTTAAAATCCAAAACTCCGGTAGCTGATCGTAGTGTTTGGTTGCCGATGGCATCTGTTCCGCCATCGCAATCGGTTCCTGTTCCGGCCATTGGTGTTACTCGCTCTGGACGTCGTTATGTCAAGCCGCCTCCATAGTTCCATGTATTTCGTTTATGTTTTCTGGTTTAAGTGCGTTCAAGTAACGCTTGCTAGACTGATCCTATCCTCTTATTCTTCGCGTTCTATTCTGTTCAGCTCGGTGTTTTGTCTTAACATTATCCTCCACAAGTTTCCTAACATCATCACTCTTTTGTCATTTATTCATGTCACGTCTTTCTCTCATTTCGTCATTGTTCAGGTCATTTCGTCATTGTTCATATCATTTCAACATTGTTCATTTCGGTTCTTGCTTATTTCTTGTTTATCGTTTGTGGGTTATGTCAAAGGGGGAGATGTTGTAATGATCACCACTAGGTGGCTGATCATCCTCCATGGAGGGGAGACCCAGGCCTAGGCTCACGGAATACACCCAGAGAGACTCAGACACTTGTAACTACAacaaatatagaagtaaaaactcatggtataacaatgtattcacattgaataccagtatatttgatcctgtttacatatagaagtagaaactcatggtataacagtgtattcacattgaattcaagtatatttgatgaagtatacatatagaagtaaaaactcatggtataacagtgtattcacattgaatacaagtatatttgatgctgtttacatatagaagtaaaaactcatggtataacagggtattcacattaaatacaagtatatttgatgctgtttacatataaaagtagaaactcatggtataacagtgtattcacattgaatacaagtatatttgatgctgtttacatatagaagtagaaactcatggtacaacagtgtaatcacattgaatacaagtatatttgatgctgtttacatatagaagtaaaaactcatggtataacagtgtattcacattgaatacaagtatatgtgatgcagtatacatttagaagtaaaaactcatggtataacagtgtattcacattgaatacaagtatatttgatcctgtttacatatagaagtagaaactcatggtataacagtgaattagCTAATTGCTCGATGTCGCTAACTAGCGACAGAAGGGCAATTGTGATTGCCGATCAAGTGGCGAGACCTGGATCCATATAGGTGTTGACCTTGTGTAATACAGCTGATTTTTCAAAGCAGAAACAAATGACAGTCACCTCAGGCCCTCAGGAACTACGCCCCTTCAGACCAATGAGGATTTCAAATAAACAGATAACCATAACAAAAAATTGCTTAATCTTCTGCCGGGATTCcgccaacaacaaaaaatgggaaagtTTCGGAACATCATTACTTCGATTGACTTCCGCTGGCTCCATTGCTTCCTTTCCTGTAACTGGCATgtttaaaaggaaagaaattaGAACCGGGTTGGCGGGTGGGAATTAATCATATGGATCCAGGTCTCGCCACTTGATCGGCAATCACAATTGCCCTTCTGTCGCTAGTTAGCGACATCGAGCAATTAGCTAATTGCCTACAAGTGGCTCGACCTGGATCCATATAGGTGACTTTAAAGCATACTGAAATGATGGTCTAACGACCCATGTGCAATGCGCTTGCTACCGATGCACCCGCAGTCGGGCCACGGTAAAAACGGGTAAATGTGGATTCCGACTTCCAACAACCTGCTGACAAGATAGCGTCCGTTGGTACACCTCGATTTGCCGCGTTGGAAGCCGAAGCTCCACGCGTAGAGTGGGCCGAGTAAATGGTCGTGTCTACTCCTGCCTCCGCCAAGATTGACTTGATCCAACGTGCCACCGTTGAACCGCTCACTGAACTTCGAGGCGGGCGGAGACCCAGCAGTAGCAATCTAGCTTTTGCCCTTACACGGAACTGCTCCGAGACGGAAATATACTGTTTCAAAGTCTCCACCGGGCATGCTAAGGAAACGGGGTGCAATTTTTTCAGGGTGATCACTTGGAGAGGGGACGCCCGTTGAGATTTCCTAGGCGCCGACAGGGAAAACTTGGCTTGTTCGTCGTCAATCACAATGGAATCTTTGACGATGTTGGCCAGTTCCGAGACCCTGCATAGCGATGAGAGTGCCAACAAAACTGCCAACTTAGACGATAAGGCGGCCAACGAAAGTCCATCATTAGGGCCCAAGGAGATAATATAATTTATTACTAAGTTTACATCCCAAAAGCCTGCATACTTTGGGGCCGGTGGCATCTTGTTGTAGGCCCCTTTCATTAATTTTACCACGAGTGGGTGTTTACCGATGTCGACGCCGTCGATCTTACCCAAGGTAGAGGAAAGCATAGAGCGGGCGACGTTAACTGTCCTATATGCCTTTCCCTCGCCCACCAGCCACGATAAAAATTCAAGTACCTTCTCTAAAGGTGGAGACATGGGATCCGCTCCCTGCCGAACACACCAACTGTGCCAACCGTTCCAAGCGGATTGGTAAGCAGCTGATGTGGAGTTGCGCACTCCACCCAGGAGAAGGTTGACCACTTGGTCCGAAAAGCCGCCGCTTTCCATTTGATTCCTGACAACCGCCAGGCGATTAGTAGGATCGATTGCGCCAGTGGGTGCTGTTGGCCCGTCGGGCCCAACAAAAGCTCCCTTCTCGGAAGAATCAACGCTGGCTCGCACGTCAGCTCCAGCAGCGACGGGAACCAAGGCTGGGCCGGCCAATACGGGGTCACGAGCGTCAGCTCCGCCTGCTCCCTCCATATCTTGGTCAGACATTTCTGAATCAGACAAAATGGCGGGAATGCGTATGCGTCTATATCCTTCCAGCCGATGCTGAAGGCGTCTACTGCTAACGCGCCCGGATGAGAGCCCCAGCTCACGAATCGGTCCATCTGCCTGTTCCATAACGAGGCAAATAGGTCCACCTGTAGGCTCCAACGAGCTCTTAGGTGACTGAATACGGCTGGATTCAGCATCCAGTCGCTTGAGTCCGGCGGGGCCCTTGACAGGCGATCTGCAACTATATTTTGGGCACCGGGAAGGTAAACGGCATTAATATTGATCGACCGCGATTCACACCACGCTACGATCTCCGCGCTAATCCGGCACAGGCCTTCCGATCTGGATCCGCCTGACTTGTTCACATAGTGAACCGCCGTGATGTTATCCAACATCAACCGCACTGCAACCCGAGAGGCCTGGCTAGTAAATGATCTCAATGCGTATAAGGCTGCAAGCAGCTCCAACTCATTGATATGGCGAGACCGGTCCCGGCCCGTCCATGGCCCTTTTGCCGACGCGTCGTTTAAGGTCGCGCCCCACCCTGAGAGGGAGGCGTCGGAAAAAATTATGAGGTCCGGCTCTTGAGTCGAAAGCGGCCTACCATTGGCCGTCTCAACATTGGTTGCCCACCAGTCGAGATCCAAATTAGATTCCCTGTCCAGAGAAATTAGGGTTGACAGATCTCCGCCGGCCTGGGCCGATTCTCTCAAGAACTGCCGTTGGATGCACCGGTAATGGCCCTGTGCAAAGGGAATCGCTTGAATCGCCCAGGCCAGATTACCCAGAATTTTAGACACTTCTCTTAGAGAAACCGTTTTCGAGACCCGAGCCTTGCGACAAATTTCAATAATCTGTTGGGTCTTGCGGGGCAAAAGGGAGAGCGATAAGGATGTCGAATTTACAATAAGACCCAAAAACTCTCTCTCTTGAGCGGCCACGCCCAACGACTTTTCCCAGTTGATTAAAAACCCGCATTTGATCAACAAATCTACCGCAAACTTAAAATCACGCTCTGCCCCTTCTTTGGACTGGTTCAAAATGAGAAAATCGTCCAAATAGACCACTATTCTTATCCCCCTTTTCCTTAGGAAGGCCACCAAAGGTTTAAGAATTTTAGTGAAGGTCCAGGGGGCGGATGCGAGCCCAAAACAGAGGGAAGAGAACTGAAAAAGGGACCCTTCCCATAAAAATTGCAGGAATTTTTTATGTTCCGGGTGAATGGGAATGGTGAGGTATGCATCTTGTAAGTCgatttttgtaaaaaagtCGCCCTTCCTCACCATTCCCTTCATTACATTGACGCCCtccattttgaaatgaataTGCTCGACAAATCTATTTAAACCCTTTAAATTTATAATCGGCCTAAACCCTCCGGAACTCTTGGGGATAACAAATATGCCACTCACGAAACATAAATCCCCTAGTGGAACCTGTTCAATAGCCCCTTTAGCTAGAAGCGATGCGACTTCAGTGTTACCGATTTCCTTCATCTCGGCATTAAAGTGCATGTTGCCACCCGGCCGATTCTGGTACGGCACCTCTAAAAATGGGATTTTTACCCCCAAGGACACGGTTTCCAACACCCATCTGTCAGACGTTAGCGACGACCAAAAGGAGGAAAACCGGCGGACTCTGCCACCGACCGTCGGAGGGGACATAGCAACAGGAGATAAAGGAGGTGAAACTAACCTCGATCCGCGATTGAATGAAGATCCGGGTCTGGTGCCGCGTTTGTTGAAGTTACCGTGGAGGGTGAAGCCGGATCCAGTTCTGCCACTTTTCGCCCCACGCGAGCTGCCGCTGGGTCTGCTGTGGCGGCTAGAAGAGGATGTAGATGGCCGTCCCCCGGGCTGGCCCAGAGACTTCAATTTCTGGTCATCGGATGCGTCTCTGACCATGCTGCGGAGAAAGGTGCGGCCGAAGAGCAGGCCGCAATCCCTTGCCTTGAACCGGCCCGGTTCCGACAATAAGGCCTCGAAACGGGGGTCCGTCTGGTGCAGCACGTTCTCCCTTCTCTGCATCGTTATGCTGTGAAAGGCGTGGCCCCACAGCTGAAGCGCCGACTCTGCCGCGCTGATCAGGACTGGATCATTAGAGGCCGATGCACTGCCCCAAAGATACAGCATAGGCTTGGCGATGTCCAATATTTTAAATTGAGAGGCCACTAGGGCCTTTTCCTTAGCCTCCGCCTTGCTCGCCTCTCCTCCTCTTACTTCCTTGAGCCTCCGTGCCATGGAGGGGTCCAGCACTGGAACTTTAAACTCAAAAGAACGCTTTTCGAACGAGGGATGAAAATTTTCCCTAAGCTGTTTGGCCTCCGTCGGTTTCTGGGCAGAGGTCATCCAAGACCTGAGTTCTTTCGAACGGGCCTTGTCGAGACGGAAACTTTTGGGCAGAAGTGGTTCCTGATCGAGGGGTGGTGGGATGGCATCGGCGATAATTAACTCACCATCATCTTGAATGGCTGTCGGAGGGAGGTCGGTATGAATACTGATTTGGTCCGTCGGTCTGGCTTGCTCGGTTGAACGGGTGCTATTGCGGCTCGACGATCGGCTACGGTTACGGTAGCGGCTGAGGCTGCGAGAGCCACTGCGGTTGCGGTTGTAGCTGCGTGAGCGACTACGAGAGCGGCTGATAGTCTCCCTTCGACCGCGGATCCTGCCTCTACGGTCCCAGTCTCGATCTGCGCCcctcctctctttctctccggTCCGACGGCTATGGTCGCGTAGACGATTGCGATAGTCCTGATTTCTCGAGACGGAATCTGAACTCGAGCTGGGAGAAGAGATTGACGAACTTGACGAATTTGACGAACTAGACGAAGAAGACATGTTCTCTCTTTGAAAGCTGAAAAAGGTCTGAAGGGGCGTAGTTCCTGAGGGCCTGAGGTGACTGTCATTTGTTTCTGCTTTGAAAAATCAGCTGTATTACACAAGGTCAACACCTATATGGATCCAGGTCGAGCCACTTGTAGgcaattcacattgaatacaagtatatttgatgcagtatacatatagaagtaaaaactcatggtataacagtgtattcacatatatacaagtatatttgatgcagtttacatatagaagtaaaaactcatgatataacagtgtattcacatttatacaagtatatttgatgcagtttacatatagaagtaaaaactcatggtataacagtgcattcacattgaatacaagtatatttgatgctgtttacatatagaagtaaaaactcatggtataacagtgtattcataatgaatacaagtatatttgatgctgtttacatatagaagtagaaactcatggtataacagtgtattcacattgaatacaagtatgtttgatgctgtttacatatagaagtaaaaactcttgatataacagtgtattcacattgaatacaagaataattgatgctgtttacatatagaaataaaaactcatggtataacagtgtattcacattgaatacaagtatatttgatcctgtttacatatagaagtagaatctcatggtataacagtgtattcttatgaatacaagtatatttgatgctgtttacatatagaagtaaaaactcatggtataacagggtattcacattaaatacaagtatatttgatgctgtttacatataaaagtagaaactcatggtataacagtgtattcacattgaatacaagtatatttgatgctgtttacatatagaagtagaaactcatggtacaacagtgtaatcacattgaatacaagtatatttgatgctgtttacatatagaagtaaaaactcatggtataacagtgtattcacattgaatacaagtatatgtgatgcagtatacatttagaagtaaaaactcatggtataacagtgtattcacattgaatacaagtatatttgatcctgtttacatatagaagtagaaactcatggtataacagtgaattcacattgaatacaagtatatttgatgcagtatacatatagaagtaaaaactcatggtataacagtgtattcacatatatacaagtatatttgatgcagtttacatatagaagtaaaaactcatgatataacagtgtattcacatttatacaagtatatttgatgcagtttacatatagaagtaaaaactcatggtataacagtgtattcatattgaatacaagtatatttgatgcagtatacatatcgaagtaaaaactcatggtataacagtgtattcacatatatacaagtatatttgatgcaatttacatatagaagtaaaaactcatggtataacagtgtattcacatttatacaagtatatttgatgcagtttacatatagaagtaaaaactcatgctataacagagtattcacatttaatacaagtatatttgatgctgtttacatatagaagtaaaaactcatggtataacagtg contains:
- the LOC116935744 gene encoding uncharacterized protein LOC116935744 isoform X1; this translates as MSSSSSSSNSSSSSISSPSSSSDSVSRNQDYRNRLRDHSRRTGEKERRGADRDWDRRGRIRGRRETISRSRSRSRSYNRNRSGSRSLSRYRNRSRSSSRNSTRSTEQARPTDQISIHTDLPPTAIQDDGELIIADAIPPPLDQEPLLPKSFRLDKARSKELRSWMTSAQKPTEAKQLRENFHPSFEKRSFEFKVPVLDPSMARRLKEVRGGEASKAEAKEKALVASQFKILDIAKPMLYLWGSASASNDPVLISAAESALQLWGHAFHSITMQRRENVLHQTDPRFEALLSEPGRFKARDCGLLFGRTFLRSMVRDASDDQKLKSLGQPGGRPSTSSSSRHSRPSGSSRGAKSGRTGSGFTLHGNFNKRGTRPGSSFNRGSSCRSPVKGPAGLKRLDAESSRIQSPKSSLEPTGGPICLVMEQADGPIRELGLSSGRVSSRRLQHRLEGYRRIRIPAILSDSEMSDQDMEGAGGADARDPVLAGPALVPVAAGADVRASVDSSEKGAFVGPDGPTAPTGAIDPTNRLAVVRNQMESGGFSDQVVNLLLGGVRNSTSAAYQSAWNGWHSWCVRQGADPMSPPLEKVLEFLSWLVGEGKAYRTVNVARSMLSSTLGKIDGVDIGKHPLVVKLMKGAYNKMPPAPKYAGFWDVNLVINYIISLGPNDGLSLAALSSKLAVLLALSSLCRVSELANIVKDSIVIDDEQAKFSLSAPRKSQRASPLQVITLKKLHPVSLACPVETLKQYISVSEQFRVRAKARLLLLGLRPPRSSVSGSTVARWIKSILAEAGVDTTIYSAHSTRGASASNAANRGVPTDAILSAVTGKEAMEPAEVNRSNDVPKLSHFLLLAESRQKIKQFFVMVICLFEILIGLKGRSS
- the LOC116935744 gene encoding uncharacterized protein LOC116935744 isoform X2 translates to MSSSSSSSNSSSSSISSPSSSSDSVSRNQDYRNRLRDHSRRTGEKERRGADRDWDRRGRIRGRRETISRSRSRSRSYNRNRSGSRSLSRYRNRSRSSSRNSTRSTEQARPTDQISIHTDLPPTAIQDDGELIIADAIPPPLDQEPLLPKSFRLDKARSKELRSWMTSAQKPTEAKQLRENFHPSFEKRSFEFKVPVLDPSMARRLKEVRGGEASKAEAKEKALVASQFKILDIAKPMLYLWGSASASNDPVLISAAESALQLWGHAFHSITMQRRENVLHQTDPRFEALLSEPGRFKARDCGLLFGRTFLRSMVRDASDDQKLKSLGQPGGRPSTSSSSRHSRPSGSSRGAKSGRTGSGFTLHGNFNKRGTRPGSSFNRGSSCRSPVKGPAGLKRLDAESSRIQSPKSSLEPTGGPICLVMEQADGPIRELGLSSGRVSSRRLQHRLEGYRRIRIPAILSDSEMSDQDMEGAGGADARDPVLAGPALVPVAAGADVRASVDSSEKGAFVGPDGPTAPTGAIDPTNRLAVVRNQMESGGFSDQVVNLLLGGVRNSTSAAYQSAWNGWHSWCVRQGADPMSPPLEKVLEFLSWLVGEGKAYRTVNVARSMLSSTLGKIDGVDIGKHPLVVKLMKGAYNKMPPAPKYAGFWDVNLVINYIISLGPNDGLSLAALSSKLAVLLALSSLCRVSELANIVKDSIVIDDEQAKFSLSAPRKSQRASPLQVITLKKLHPVSLACPVETLKQYISVSEQFRVRAKARLLLLGLRPPRSSVSGSTVARWIKSILAEAGVDTTIYSAHSTRGASASNAANRGVPTDAILSAGCWKSESTFTRFYRGPTAGASVASALHMGR
- the LOC116935744 gene encoding uncharacterized protein LOC116935744 isoform X3; this encodes MSSSSSSSNSSSSSISSPSSSSDSVSRNQDYRNRLRDHSRRTGEKERRGADRDWDRRGRIRGRRETISRSRSRSRSYNRNRSGSRSLSRYRNRSRSSSRNSTRSTEQARPTDQISIHTDLPPTAIQDDGELIIADAIPPPLDQEPLLPKSFRLDKARSKELRSWMTSAQKPTEAKQLRENFHPSFEKRSFEFKVPVLDPSMARRLKEVRGGEASKAEAKEKALVASQFKILDIAKPMLYLWGSASASNDPVLISAAESALQLWGHAFHSITMQRRENVLHQTDPRFEALLSEPGRFKARDCGLLFGRTFLRSMVRDASDDQKLKSLGQPGGRPSTSSSSRHSRPSGSSRGAKSGRTGSGFTLHGNFNKRGTRPGSSFNRGSSCRSPVKGPAGLKRLDAESSRIQSPKSSLEPTGGPICLVMEQADGPIRELGLSSGRVSSRRLQHRLEGYRRIRIPAILSDSEMSDQDMEGAGGADARDPVLAGPALVPVAAGADVRASVDSSEKGAFVGPDGPTAPTGAIDPTNRLAVVRNQMESGGFSDQVVNLLLGGVRNSTSAAYQSAWNGWHSWCVRQGADPMSPPLEKLQERKQWSQRKSIEVMMFRNFPIFCCWRNPGRRLSNFLLWLSVYLKSSLV